Within the Aeromicrobium sp. Root236 genome, the region ACCATGCCGATGACCCGCGACTCGCGCTCGGGCTGACCCTGGGGCAGCAGGCCGAGGTGCGTGATCTTGGCGGCCGTGAACAGCATCGCCGAGCCGTTGGGGCACGCCGCGACGCACGCGCCACAGCCGATGCAGGTCGCCGCGTCGAACGCGTGGTCGGCGTCGTCCTTGGGGACGGGCACGGCGTGCGCGTCGGGGGCCGAACCGGTCGGCGCGCTGATGTAGCCACCGGCCTGGATGATCCGGTCGAACGCCGAACGGTCGACGACGAGGTCCTTGACGACCGGGAACGCGCCCGCACGCCACGGCTCGACGTCGATGACGGCGCCGTCCTCGAAGCTGCGCATGTGCAGCTGGCACGTCGTGGTGACCTCGGGGCCGTGCGCGATGCCGTTGATCACGACGCCGCACATGCCACAGATGCCCTCACGGCAGTCGTGGTCGAACGCGATGGGGTCGTCGCCGGACAGCGTGAGCTGCTCGTTGAGGACGTCGAGCATCTCGAGGAACGACATGTGCTCGCTGACGTTCTCGACGCCGTAGGTGACCATCCGGCCCTTGTCGTCGGCGTTCTTCTGACGCCACACCCTGACGGTGATGTTCACTTGTAGCTCCTGGACTTCATCTCGACGTACTCGTACTCCAGCGGTTCCTTGTGCAGCATGGGCTGCTCGTCGCCGAACTCCCACGCCGAGACGTACGCGAACTCGTCGTCGTGACGCAGCGCCTCGCCGTCCTCGGTCTGGCTCTCGGCGCGGAAGTGCCCACCGCACGACTCGCGGCGGTTGAGCGCGTCGATGCACATGAGCTCGCCGAGCTCGAAGAAGTCGGCGACGCGGCCGGCGCGCTCGAGGGTCTGGTTGAGCTCCTCGTTGACGCCGGTGACCTTGACGTTGGACCAGAAGTCGGCCTTGAGGTCGCGGATCATGCTGATGGCCTTGATCAGGCCCTCCTCGGTCCGCTCCATGCCGCAGTAGTCCCACATGATCTGGCCCAGCTCCTTGTGGAACGAGTCCACCGTGCGGGTGCCGTTGATCGACAGGAACTTCTCGATCCGCTCCTCGACCGCCGTGCGAGCGGCGACGACCTCGGGGTGCGAGTCGTCGATCTTCTCGTACGGGCCGTCGGCCAGGTAGTTGGCGATCGTGTAGGGCAGGACGAAGTAGCCGTCGGCCAGTCCCTGCATCAGGG harbors:
- a CDS encoding succinate dehydrogenase/fumarate reductase iron-sulfur subunit; protein product: MNITVRVWRQKNADDKGRMVTYGVENVSEHMSFLEMLDVLNEQLTLSGDDPIAFDHDCREGICGMCGVVINGIAHGPEVTTTCQLHMRSFEDGAVIDVEPWRAGAFPVVKDLVVDRSAFDRIIQAGGYISAPTGSAPDAHAVPVPKDDADHAFDAATCIGCGACVAACPNGSAMLFTAAKITHLGLLPQGQPERESRVIGMVEQHDHEGFGSCTNIGECTSACPKGIPLDTIAQLNRDLLGALAHGKA